The following proteins are encoded in a genomic region of Fundidesulfovibrio putealis DSM 16056:
- a CDS encoding HlyD family secretion protein, with product MADMTLDNTDKPVDPPSAAAPRRRGRKRGALAALIALSALIYGGFVWWESRAFETTDDAFIAGHVTAVSAQVAGRVLEVRVGDNQKVHAGDLLVRLDPATFQAKLDQAQADLNESEQKLQESRSAHAAALAAVEQAGADAASAQAQASNAATDLSRYNQLVHSGAVSQQARDNADTLSRTTAASQQASRKRVAAAEAQAALAATQIQTAQAGVEKFKAALEQARLNLTYATVTAQVDGLVTKKSVEPGDYVQVGQPLLSLVQDELWVVANFKETQLKGMRPGQHVDITVDAYPEHEFKGRLESIQAGTGAAFALLPPQNASGNYVKVVQRVPVKIVFESRPADAGLHLAPGMSVVPRVRVR from the coding sequence ATGGCAGACATGACACTCGACAATACTGATAAGCCTGTTGATCCGCCCTCGGCGGCCGCGCCGCGCAGGCGCGGCCGCAAGAGGGGCGCGCTGGCTGCACTGATAGCGCTTTCGGCGCTTATCTACGGCGGCTTCGTGTGGTGGGAGTCGCGCGCCTTTGAGACCACCGACGACGCCTTCATCGCAGGGCACGTCACCGCCGTGTCCGCCCAGGTGGCCGGGCGCGTGCTGGAGGTGCGCGTGGGCGACAACCAGAAGGTGCACGCGGGCGATCTGCTGGTGCGCCTGGACCCTGCGACCTTCCAGGCCAAGCTGGATCAGGCCCAGGCCGACCTGAACGAATCGGAGCAGAAGCTCCAGGAGTCCCGCTCGGCCCACGCCGCCGCACTGGCCGCCGTGGAGCAGGCGGGCGCGGACGCCGCCTCGGCCCAGGCCCAGGCCTCCAACGCCGCCACGGACCTTTCGCGCTACAACCAGCTGGTGCACAGCGGCGCGGTGTCCCAGCAGGCGCGCGACAACGCGGACACCCTCTCGCGCACCACCGCCGCCTCCCAGCAGGCCTCGCGCAAGCGTGTGGCCGCAGCCGAGGCCCAGGCCGCCCTGGCCGCAACCCAGATCCAGACCGCCCAGGCGGGCGTGGAGAAGTTCAAGGCTGCGCTGGAGCAGGCGCGCCTGAACCTCACCTATGCGACCGTCACGGCCCAGGTGGACGGGCTGGTCACCAAGAAATCCGTTGAACCGGGTGATTACGTGCAGGTGGGCCAGCCGCTTCTGAGCCTCGTGCAGGACGAGCTGTGGGTGGTCGCCAACTTCAAGGAGACCCAGCTCAAGGGCATGCGCCCCGGCCAGCACGTGGACATCACCGTGGACGCCTACCCGGAGCATGAGTTCAAGGGTCGCCTGGAGAGCATCCAGGCCGGTACCGGGGCTGCCTTTGCCCTGCTGCCGCCCCAGAACGCCTCGGGCAACTACGTGAAGGTGGTGCAGCGCGTGCCGGTGAAGATCGTGTTCGAGTCGCGCCCTGCAGACGCCGGTCTGCACCTCGCGCCGGGCATGTCCGTCGTGCCCAGGGTGCGGGTGCGCTGA
- a CDS encoding MarR family winged helix-turn-helix transcriptional regulator, which produces MILKEMPSYQTLLEKAERYPTMDIQITEAYLHVLRTGTILHHCVERNLSKQGLSYGRFMILGLLSRQEDPIPVCKLAELAGVTTPTVSAVLSGMVRDGLIQRVEDPSDRRVVRIEMLPEGQKILDEVLPDLFVHQTAVMSRLDETELKTLMALLGKVRLDVGKCSEE; this is translated from the coding sequence AATGCCGAGCTACCAGACGCTTCTGGAAAAGGCCGAACGTTATCCCACCATGGACATCCAGATTACCGAGGCCTATCTGCATGTCCTGCGCACCGGGACCATCCTGCACCACTGCGTGGAGCGCAACCTCTCCAAACAGGGCCTTTCCTACGGCAGGTTCATGATCCTCGGCCTGCTGAGCCGCCAGGAAGACCCCATCCCCGTGTGCAAGCTGGCCGAACTGGCTGGCGTGACCACCCCCACGGTGTCGGCGGTGCTCTCCGGCATGGTGCGCGACGGATTGATCCAGCGGGTGGAAGACCCCTCGGACCGCCGCGTGGTGCGCATCGAGATGCTGCCCGAGGGCCAGAAGATACTGGACGAGGTGTTGCCGGACCTGTTCGTGCATCAGACTGCCGTTATGTCGCGCCTGGACGAGACGGAACTCAAGACGCTCATGGCGCTGCTCGGCAAGGTCCGACTCGACGTCGGCAAGTGCTCGGAGGAATAG